In the Bacillus sp. HSf4 genome, ACCGTCTCATGGCTGCTCGGCTCCCAGCTGGTCATGTTTGCGATTTACTGGGCCTGTCAAAAGTACGTTCCGAAGGACGATGTTCCATTCGCACAGCAGCTAAGGTCCGCATGGTGGATCGTCGGATACTATGTGATGCTTTTGATTTTGTCATACGTCGGGTCTTTCGGAAACGGGCTGGGCTTATTGGACACACCGCTTGATTTGATTGTAATCGCAATCGGTTCGCTCGGAATCTTTTACTGGGCGAAATATACGGCTCTGCCAAAAGCCGTGATTGACTATGACGAGAAAAAAGAACAAACGGTTTAAAATCATAAAAGAACCTGCCCTCAGGCGGCAGGTTCTTTTCATATCTCTACATTTGAGGAAGGTCTTTGGCCACTTCTGCGGCTTGTGTGTCAATTTGAATCTGTTTAGGTAAATTGCTTGGATTGTAATAGCCTTTGGAAATCATGTAATTGGTGATTTGCTCATGTGTTTCAATGGCATCGTTTAAATATTGCTTCAGTGTTTCCCGAACGTCAGGGGAAGAGGTTTCCGTAATGGCTGTTGCAATGTTTTTAACACCTGTTTTCGCTGTAATCAAAAAATCGGTGGCGATGACCTGCTCAGTCATAGCGCCCATTCCCGTCATATTTTGGATGAATTCATTCATAGAGATTCACCTCTCATCGACAAGAGTCCCTGCAAATGTTCAATCTGATGCTTTGTTTGTGATGCATCCCGTTCAAGGATATCCCGAAGCTCCTGATCCTTCACCAGTCCGGTCATGGTCGAAGATTTCGTCAGACAAAGATTTTTAAACATCAGAAGCTCATGGAGCTCCAATGTTTCATGAATCCCATTATTCAACATTCAACATCCCTTTCAGGTTTAGTTATCGTCAATTATTATCATGTTTTCTTGAAAGTTTATCCGATCCAATTTTTAACAATTAATCGAGGGTTACACCCTTCTGACGCGAAAGAATTTTGTCAGCAGCCACGGGCCTTGCGGAAAGCTGAGGGTTAACTGCCATACACCTCCGCCGTCAAGATCGAATTCGCGCATCAGCTGCATTTTTTTACCGATGCTTCGGGCGTCTTCAAACCAGACGATATGCTTTTTACCTTGTTCATCGGTATATTCAAAAAATGGGGATTCATATCGTTTGTCGTATTGGATCGGAGACTGATGTTTCATGGCAAGCTGAACGGCATCTTGATTGGCGATTCCCGGGGAAACGGTTCCAGGCTGGTAAGGAAGCGTCCAATTATAACCGTAAAGCGGAAAACCGAGAATGATTTTTTGTTTCGGAACCTTGGTGAGGGCAAACTGGATCGTTTGCCGCACTTCGTCAATCGGGGCTACAGGTCCCGGCTCGCTCGCCCCGTGGTGCCAGTCATATGCCATGATAAACATGAGATCGCTGGCCGAACCGATACCTCCGTAATCATAGCCTTTTAACCAGGCGATATTCTCGTTTGTTTTTGGCGGAACAGCGACCGTCAGGACATAGCCGGCCGGCTGCAGGCGATTTTTTAATCGGCGCAGAAAACCCGAAAATAAATCTCGGTCTTCTTCCATAATTTGTTCAAAGTCAATATTGACGCCGGCATAGCCTTTTCTCGAAATCGTCGCGAAAATATTTTCAATGAGATTGTTTCTGGCCTCGGGCTGATTTAATACTTGATGAGCCAATGACGGGCTAAATCCCGTTTCCGTTAAATTGGTGACGGTCATGAGAGGAGGAACGCGGCGCCTCCATGCGGTTTGAACGGCCGGCGGATCGTTGAGGTCGCTTAATGATCCATCGCTTGAAAAATGGTATTCAAAAAACGCCAAATATGTTGTATAGGGTGCAAAATTGTTGATCAGCTCCCGGTCTAATTGTGGATTTCTTAATGTGTAATAGCCTAAACCTGTAATCGGCTTTTTCGGTATGTCGGGAATCGTTAATTTCATGCCGGGTCTCATATTTCCGGGTGTAACCGACCGGTTTGCTCTTTGCAGGCTTTCCGAGGATACAAATGCCTGGCGGGCGATCGAGTAAAAGCTGTCTCCGGGCTGAACGGTGTATGTAAACAGCGGAATCAGGAGAGCCTGTCCGGGAACGAGATTTGTCTCCGCCAGCCCGTTTGCTAATCGGATTTGATCGACCGCAATACCGAAGTTGGTCCCGATGACAAATAAAGAATCTCCAGGCTGAACCGTATAAATAAACAACTGTTACACTTCCTTTGCTCTTCTGGCTTTGACAGTGTGATCCTAATGCTTATGTCTATGACTTGCCCGGAAGGATCATGAGCCGATTTCCAAAATTGCACGACTAGGCTAAAAAAATTTATTCCTTCTATTAAAGGAGATGATGAGTGATTGGGGAGGTACAAAGAATTTGATGCAGCCCTTGTCCTCCATAAAGCGATGAAGGTATTCGGGCAATACGGCTATGAAGGAGCATCCCTTCAGGATCTGCTCAAAGCTACAGGAATTGCTCGGCAAAGTTTGTACACTGCTTTCGGCACTTGAAGACAAAAACGCCAAAGTCATCGTCCGCCTTGAAAGCCCTGGTTCGGTTAAGCAAGCACAGCTTAGATGCTTTGAAAGATTGTGACCGTTCAAAAGCGTGCTGCATCATCAACAGTGCGATTGAACATATCCCTCATGATCCGGATATTGCCGATTATTTTCATAAGCAGACAAGGGAGCTTGAATCGCTTTTTACAAAGCGCTCGTCAAGGTTGTGGCAGAGGGGGAGCTGAAGAATGAGCGGGATCTCCGGTCAACTGCCCGTTTTTT is a window encoding:
- a CDS encoding spore coat protein — encoded protein: MNEFIQNMTGMGAMTEQVIATDFLITAKTGVKNIATAITETSSPDVRETLKQYLNDAIETHEQITNYMISKGYYNPSNLPKQIQIDTQAAEVAKDLPQM
- a CDS encoding glycosyl hydrolase family 18 protein, which codes for MFIYTVQPGDSLFVIGTNFGIAVDQIRLANGLAETNLVPGQALLIPLFTYTVQPGDSFYSIARQAFVSSESLQRANRSVTPGNMRPGMKLTIPDIPKKPITGLGYYTLRNPQLDRELINNFAPYTTYLAFFEYHFSSDGSLSDLNDPPAVQTAWRRRVPPLMTVTNLTETGFSPSLAHQVLNQPEARNNLIENIFATISRKGYAGVNIDFEQIMEEDRDLFSGFLRRLKNRLQPAGYVLTVAVPPKTNENIAWLKGYDYGGIGSASDLMFIMAYDWHHGASEPGPVAPIDEVRQTIQFALTKVPKQKIILGFPLYGYNWTLPYQPGTVSPGIANQDAVQLAMKHQSPIQYDKRYESPFFEYTDEQGKKHIVWFEDARSIGKKMQLMREFDLDGGGVWQLTLSFPQGPWLLTKFFRVRRV